Proteins from a genomic interval of Stenotrophomonas sp. WZN-1:
- the zipA gene encoding cell division protein ZipA: MSDTALLRIGILAAGLLLIAAIFLFGRPKKKPQGRRVDSAEPTSGERREPVLGEDGVTVADGRVEPGMGTEGEQAELGLGETDPGASDLGKRATQDFDKIVSLFVAARAGEQLRGEDIVVAAEKTGLVFGHMNVFHRLVEGHPERGPIFSMASIMKPGSFDMANIRAMETPAIAFFLTLPAPLTALDAWEKMLPTVQRMAELLDGVVLDDSRNALGRQRIAHIRDELRAYDRQHQAPPLTKTPRW; encoded by the coding sequence ATGTCCGACACGGCACTGTTGCGCATCGGCATCCTGGCCGCCGGCCTGCTGTTGATCGCCGCGATCTTCCTGTTTGGCCGTCCGAAGAAGAAGCCCCAGGGGCGCCGCGTGGACAGCGCGGAACCGACCAGCGGCGAGCGCCGCGAGCCGGTGCTGGGCGAAGACGGCGTCACGGTGGCCGATGGCCGCGTCGAACCGGGCATGGGCACGGAAGGCGAGCAGGCCGAACTCGGCCTGGGCGAAACCGACCCGGGCGCCAGCGATCTTGGCAAGCGCGCCACCCAGGATTTCGACAAGATCGTTTCGCTGTTCGTGGCCGCCCGGGCCGGCGAGCAGCTGCGCGGCGAAGACATCGTGGTGGCGGCCGAGAAGACCGGCCTGGTGTTCGGCCACATGAACGTATTCCACCGTCTGGTGGAAGGCCATCCCGAGCGCGGCCCGATCTTCTCGATGGCGAGCATCATGAAGCCGGGCAGCTTCGACATGGCCAACATCCGTGCCATGGAAACCCCGGCCATCGCCTTCTTCCTGACCCTGCCGGCGCCGCTGACCGCGCTGGACGCCTGGGAGAAGATGCTGCCGACGGTGCAGCGCATGGCTGAACTGCTGGATGGCGTGGTGCTGGATGACAGCCGCAACGCCCTGGGCCGCCAGCGCATCGCACACATCCGTGACGAGCTGCGTGCCTACGACCGCCAGCACCAGGCCCCGCCGCTGACAAAGACTCCGCGCTGGTAA
- a CDS encoding DUF3011 domain-containing protein, translating into MVKWFAVVAAPVYSIALWGAWLPSSASAQQAGYDGEVVTCESRDMGWVHCDIDVSNGIDLVRQLSSNSCIRGSEWGTDRSGVWVTLGCRAEFRARRAEGAAPAATEGKRLVRRVVRCESNGRPQSCPVRLDGAPVRLLRQLSVLPCREGQGWGYKRNEVWTSRGCQGDFEVADEDGRFVDVPRRLTCESKSKKRRFCGASISVGAVVTEQLSSTPCEEGSTWGWSRNGIWVDGGCRAEFSVN; encoded by the coding sequence TTGGTCAAGTGGTTCGCGGTTGTCGCTGCACCGGTGTACTCCATTGCGCTCTGGGGTGCCTGGCTGCCGTCATCGGCGTCGGCCCAGCAGGCGGGCTATGACGGCGAAGTGGTGACCTGCGAATCGCGCGACATGGGCTGGGTGCATTGCGATATCGACGTCAGCAATGGCATCGACCTTGTGCGCCAGTTGTCCAGCAACAGTTGCATCCGTGGCAGCGAGTGGGGCACCGACCGCAGTGGCGTGTGGGTTACCCTTGGCTGTCGCGCAGAATTCCGTGCGCGTCGTGCCGAAGGTGCAGCGCCCGCGGCAACGGAAGGCAAGCGCCTGGTCCGCCGTGTGGTGCGTTGCGAATCCAATGGCCGCCCGCAGAGTTGCCCGGTGCGCCTGGACGGGGCGCCGGTGCGCCTGCTGCGCCAGCTGTCGGTGCTGCCGTGCCGCGAAGGGCAGGGCTGGGGCTACAAGCGCAATGAAGTCTGGACCAGTCGTGGCTGCCAGGGCGATTTCGAAGTGGCTGACGAGGACGGTCGTTTTGTCGACGTGCCACGCCGCCTGACCTGCGAGTCGAAGTCGAAGAAGCGCCGCTTCTGTGGGGCGAGCATTTCGGTCGGCGCCGTCGTCACCGAACAGTTGTCCAGCACCCCGTGCGAGGAAGGCAGTACCTGGGGCTGGAGCCGCAACGGGATCTGGGTGGACGGCGGCTGCCGCGCCGAATTCTCGGTGAATTGA
- the gyrA gene encoding DNA gyrase subunit A — translation MAETAKEIIQVNLEDEMRKSYLDYAMSVIVGRALPDARDGLKPVHRRVLYAMNELNAHSNKPYFKSARIVGDVIGKYHPHGDQSVYDTLVRLAQPFSLRYMLVDGQGNFGSIDGDSAAAMRYTEARMSRLAHELMADIDKETVDFQPNYDEKELEPTVMPTRFPNLLVNGSAGIAVGMATNIPPHNLSESINACIALIDNPEIDVDGLMEYIPGPDFPTAGIINGTAGIVAGYRTGRGRVRIRAKADIEVADNGRESIIVTEIPYQVNKARLIEKIAELVKEKKIEGISELRDESDKDGMRIYIEIKRGESAEVVLNNLYQQTQMESVFGINMVALVDGRPQLMNLKQMLEAFVRHRREVVTRRTVFELRKARARAHVLEGLTVALANIDEMIELIKTSPNPNEARERMLARVWEPGLVGAMLGAAGAEASRPEDLPKGVGLIEGGYQLTEIQATQILEMRLHRLTGLEQDRLTDEYKQLLEVIAGLIHILEDPDRLLQVIREELVNVKAEFGDERRTEIRHSEEDLDILDLIAPEDVVVTVSHAGYVKRQPVSVYRAQRRGGRGRSAAATKEEDFIEQLWLVNTHDTLLTFTSSGKVFWLPVYQLPEAGSNARGRPIINWIPLEPGERVQAVLPVREYADGQFVFFATKNGTVKKTPLSEFAFRLARGKIAINLDEGDALVGVGLTDGERDILLFASNGKTVRFGEDKVRSMGRTATGVRGIKMPAGEEVVSLIVAESAGGIEDENEDDNGVEEAVANGDAVIDGADDASVQYILTATENGYGKRTPLPDYPRKGRGTQGVIGIQTTERNGKLVAAVLMGSGDEVLLISDGGTLVRTRGSEISRVGRNTQGVTLIRLSKDEKLQAVERMDASIDEDEDEVAVAAPAPATTDGAPAAASSEDAAQE, via the coding sequence ATGGCAGAAACCGCCAAGGAAATCATCCAGGTCAACCTGGAAGACGAGATGCGCAAGAGCTACCTCGATTACGCCATGAGCGTGATCGTGGGCCGCGCGCTGCCGGATGCGCGCGACGGCCTCAAGCCGGTGCATCGCCGCGTGCTGTACGCGATGAACGAACTCAACGCGCACAGCAACAAGCCCTACTTCAAGTCGGCGCGTATCGTCGGTGACGTCATCGGTAAGTACCACCCGCATGGCGATCAGTCGGTGTACGACACGCTGGTGCGCCTGGCACAGCCGTTCTCGCTGCGCTACATGCTGGTCGACGGCCAGGGTAACTTCGGTTCGATCGACGGCGACTCCGCTGCAGCGATGCGATACACCGAGGCGCGCATGTCGCGCCTGGCGCATGAGCTGATGGCGGACATCGACAAGGAAACCGTCGATTTCCAGCCCAACTACGATGAAAAGGAACTGGAGCCGACGGTCATGCCGACCCGGTTCCCGAACCTGCTGGTCAATGGTTCGGCCGGTATCGCGGTGGGCATGGCGACCAACATCCCGCCGCACAACCTGAGTGAATCGATCAACGCCTGCATCGCGCTGATCGACAACCCGGAGATCGATGTCGACGGCCTGATGGAATACATCCCGGGCCCGGACTTCCCGACTGCCGGCATCATCAATGGCACCGCCGGCATCGTCGCCGGCTACCGCACCGGCCGTGGCCGCGTGCGCATCCGTGCCAAGGCCGATATCGAAGTGGCCGACAACGGCCGCGAATCGATCATCGTCACTGAAATTCCTTACCAGGTGAACAAGGCGCGTCTGATCGAGAAGATCGCCGAGCTGGTCAAGGAAAAGAAGATCGAAGGCATCAGCGAGCTGCGCGATGAGTCCGACAAGGACGGCATGCGCATCTACATCGAGATCAAGCGCGGTGAATCTGCCGAGGTTGTGCTGAACAACCTGTACCAGCAGACCCAGATGGAATCGGTGTTCGGCATCAACATGGTGGCGCTGGTCGATGGCCGCCCGCAGTTGATGAACCTCAAGCAGATGCTGGAGGCGTTCGTCCGCCACCGTCGCGAAGTGGTCACCCGCCGCACCGTGTTCGAGCTGCGCAAGGCGCGCGCCCGTGCGCACGTGCTGGAAGGCCTGACCGTTGCGCTGGCCAACATCGACGAGATGATCGAACTGATCAAGACCTCGCCGAACCCGAACGAAGCCCGCGAGCGCATGCTGGCACGCGTGTGGGAGCCGGGCCTGGTCGGTGCGATGCTGGGTGCGGCCGGTGCCGAAGCCTCGCGTCCGGAAGACCTGCCCAAGGGCGTGGGCCTGATCGAGGGCGGCTACCAGCTGACCGAGATCCAGGCCACCCAGATCCTGGAGATGCGCCTGCACCGCCTGACCGGGCTGGAGCAGGACCGCCTGACCGACGAGTACAAGCAGCTGCTGGAAGTGATCGCCGGGCTGATCCACATCCTGGAAGATCCCGACCGCCTGCTGCAGGTGATCCGCGAGGAGCTGGTCAACGTCAAGGCCGAATTCGGCGATGAGCGTCGTACCGAAATCCGCCACAGCGAAGAAGACCTGGACATCCTCGACCTGATCGCGCCGGAAGATGTGGTGGTCACCGTGTCGCATGCCGGTTACGTGAAGCGGCAGCCGGTGAGCGTGTACCGCGCACAGCGCCGTGGTGGCCGTGGCCGCAGTGCGGCGGCGACCAAGGAAGAGGATTTCATCGAACAGCTGTGGCTGGTCAACACGCACGACACGCTGCTGACCTTCACCAGCTCGGGCAAGGTGTTCTGGCTGCCGGTCTACCAGCTGCCCGAAGCCGGTTCCAACGCCCGCGGCCGTCCGATCATCAACTGGATCCCGCTGGAGCCGGGCGAACGCGTGCAGGCCGTGCTGCCGGTGCGTGAGTACGCCGACGGCCAGTTCGTGTTCTTCGCCACGAAGAACGGTACGGTCAAGAAGACCCCGCTGAGCGAGTTCGCCTTCCGCCTGGCCCGCGGCAAGATCGCGATCAACCTCGACGAGGGCGATGCCCTGGTCGGTGTTGGCCTGACCGATGGCGAGCGTGACATCCTGCTGTTCGCCTCCAACGGCAAGACCGTGCGCTTCGGTGAAGACAAGGTCCGCTCGATGGGCCGTACCGCCACCGGCGTGCGCGGCATCAAGATGCCGGCCGGCGAGGAAGTGGTCAGCCTGATCGTGGCCGAAAGTGCCGGTGGCATCGAGGACGAGAACGAGGACGACAACGGTGTCGAGGAAGCCGTCGCCAATGGCGATGCGGTGATCGACGGCGCCGACGACGCCAGCGTGCAGTACATCCTCACCGCCACCGAGAACGGCTACGGCAAGCGCACGCCGCTGCCGGACTATCCGCGCAAGGGCCGTGGTACGCAGGGCGTGATCGGCATCCAGACCACCGAGCGCAACGGCAAGCTGGTCGCCGCGGTGCTGATGGGGTCGGGCGACGAAGTCCTGCTGATCTCCGATGGCGGCACCCTGGTGCGTACGCGTGGCTCGGAAATCAGCCGCGTCGGCCGCAACACCCAGGGCGTGACCCTGATCCGCCTGTCCAAGGACGAGAAGCTGCAGGCGGTGGAGCGCATGGACGCCTCGATCGACGAGGACGAGGACGAGGTGGCAGTGGCCGCCCCGGCCCCGGCCACGACCGATGGCGCCCCGGCGGCTGCCAGCAGCGAAGACGCCGCACAGGAGTGA
- the epmA gene encoding EF-P lysine aminoacylase EpmA, translating to MSEALLRALQQRAALNALVRRFFAERDVLEVETPILSVAGNTEPNIDSFHTDFTGHVDAGGRRRWLRTSPEYPLKRLLAAGVGDCYELGRVFRNGEAGGRHNPEFTMLEWYRVGWDHHRLVQETAELVGQALALVGRRATLRVLGYRELFQQHVGVDPFEADEAALRAALGDVHIDPVGLTRDDWLDLLMTHHIQPHFDDAVMTVVHDWPASQAALARIRQGTPPLAERFELYLGAVELANGYHELNDAHEQRARFQRDLQRRHERGQVQPALDEALLAALPALPACAGVAVGVDRLLMAMNRTPRIADVLAYDFAHA from the coding sequence GTGAGCGAGGCCCTGCTGCGCGCGTTGCAGCAGCGTGCCGCGCTCAATGCGCTGGTGCGCCGCTTCTTCGCCGAGCGCGACGTGCTGGAGGTGGAAACGCCGATCCTGTCGGTGGCAGGCAACACCGAACCAAACATCGACAGCTTCCATACCGATTTCACCGGCCATGTCGATGCCGGTGGTCGTCGTCGTTGGCTGCGCACCTCGCCGGAGTATCCGCTCAAGCGCCTGCTGGCGGCCGGCGTGGGCGACTGCTATGAACTGGGCCGCGTGTTCCGCAATGGCGAGGCCGGTGGCCGCCACAACCCGGAATTCACCATGCTGGAATGGTACCGGGTCGGGTGGGACCACCACCGGCTGGTGCAGGAAACCGCCGAGCTGGTCGGCCAGGCGCTGGCCCTGGTCGGACGCCGTGCGACGCTGCGCGTGCTGGGTTACCGCGAGTTGTTCCAGCAGCACGTGGGCGTGGATCCGTTCGAGGCCGACGAAGCCGCGCTGCGTGCTGCGCTTGGCGACGTGCACATCGACCCGGTCGGGTTGACCCGTGATGACTGGCTGGACCTGTTGATGACCCACCACATCCAGCCGCATTTCGATGACGCGGTCATGACCGTGGTGCATGACTGGCCGGCCAGCCAGGCCGCGCTGGCCCGCATCCGGCAGGGCACGCCGCCGCTGGCCGAGCGTTTCGAGCTGTACCTGGGGGCAGTGGAGCTGGCCAACGGCTATCACGAACTGAACGACGCCCACGAGCAGCGCGCCCGGTTCCAGCGTGACCTGCAGCGCCGCCACGAACGTGGACAGGTGCAGCCGGCGCTGGATGAAGCGCTGCTGGCGGCATTGCCAGCGTTGCCGGCGTGTGCCGGCGTGGCGGTGGGTGTCGATCGCCTGCTGATGGCGATGAACCGCACGCCACGCATCGCCGATGTGTTGGCCTACGACTTCGCCCACGCGTGA
- the mtnA gene encoding S-methyl-5-thioribose-1-phosphate isomerase, translating into MNTAPDIDYARYDHIRPILWTGDALQLLDQRKLPFVVEHVVCHDSDEVAAAIHALTVRGAPAIGIAAAWGVVLAARDVQAADGAHALQQLEPALQRLNASRPTAVNLAWALARMRRCLNAAGADWKALLESEAQAIAEEDLAANRHMGALGAGLIEAGSGVLTHCNTGSLATAGFGTALGVIRAGMAQHRIARVFAGETRPWLQGARLTVWELQQDGIDATLIADSAASHLMKTGAVQWVIVGADRICANGDTANKIGTYQLAIAARHHGVRFMVVAPSSTVDMETVDGSQIEIEQRDPGELYGVGGTRTVAEGIAAWNPVFDVTPGELIDAIVTERGVILNPTAENMRAAFGG; encoded by the coding sequence ATGAACACTGCCCCTGACATCGACTACGCCCGTTATGACCACATCCGCCCGATCCTGTGGACCGGCGATGCCCTGCAACTGCTGGACCAGCGCAAGCTGCCGTTCGTGGTCGAGCATGTGGTCTGCCATGACAGTGACGAGGTTGCCGCCGCCATCCACGCGTTGACCGTGCGTGGCGCGCCGGCCATCGGCATTGCCGCAGCCTGGGGTGTGGTGCTGGCGGCGCGGGACGTGCAGGCCGCCGATGGTGCGCACGCCCTGCAGCAGCTGGAACCGGCCCTGCAGCGCCTCAATGCATCGCGCCCGACTGCGGTCAACCTGGCCTGGGCGCTGGCGCGCATGCGCCGTTGCCTGAACGCCGCCGGCGCCGACTGGAAGGCCTTGCTGGAATCGGAAGCGCAGGCCATCGCCGAGGAAGACCTGGCCGCCAACCGCCACATGGGCGCACTGGGCGCGGGCCTGATCGAGGCCGGCAGCGGCGTGCTGACCCACTGCAATACCGGCTCGCTGGCCACTGCAGGCTTCGGTACCGCGCTGGGCGTGATCCGCGCCGGCATGGCCCAGCACCGCATCGCCCGCGTGTTCGCCGGCGAGACCCGGCCGTGGCTGCAGGGGGCACGCCTGACCGTGTGGGAGCTGCAGCAGGATGGCATCGATGCCACCCTGATCGCCGATTCGGCTGCCTCGCACCTGATGAAGACCGGCGCCGTGCAATGGGTGATCGTGGGCGCGGACCGCATCTGCGCCAATGGCGATACCGCCAACAAGATCGGCACCTACCAGCTGGCCATCGCCGCCCGCCACCACGGTGTCAGGTTCATGGTGGTGGCGCCGTCCTCGACCGTGGACATGGAGACCGTGGACGGCAGCCAGATCGAGATCGAGCAGCGCGACCCGGGGGAGCTGTACGGCGTGGGTGGCACCCGTACCGTCGCCGAGGGCATTGCCGCCTGGAACCCGGTGTTCGACGTCACCCCGGGCGAGCTGATCGACGCCATCGTGACCGAGCGCGGGGTCATCCTGAACCCGACCGCCGAGAACATGCGCGCCGCCTTCGGCGGTTGA
- a CDS encoding GNAT family N-acetyltransferase: MQTAPLDFRLATRADEELLIELMREFYAEDRIDFDDARVRRGVDALLADPRNGEVLLWLDEAGEVVGYAVIAMGFSLEQGGHFMLLDELYLSHRARGRGRGKQALAICEQRARGRGVSRLRLEVNHHNELARRLYLASGYIDDTRDLLTLPLDHPRPEGIL, translated from the coding sequence ATGCAGACCGCCCCGCTGGATTTCCGCCTGGCCACCCGTGCCGACGAAGAACTGTTGATCGAGCTGATGCGCGAGTTCTACGCCGAAGACAGGATCGACTTCGATGACGCCCGCGTGCGTCGCGGCGTGGACGCGCTGCTGGCCGATCCGCGCAATGGCGAAGTGCTGCTGTGGCTGGACGAGGCGGGCGAGGTGGTTGGCTACGCAGTGATCGCGATGGGCTTCAGCCTGGAGCAGGGGGGGCACTTCATGCTGCTGGACGAGCTGTACCTGAGCCATCGCGCGCGCGGTCGTGGTCGCGGCAAGCAGGCGCTGGCCATCTGTGAACAGCGCGCTCGCGGGCGTGGCGTCAGCCGCCTGCGCCTGGAGGTGAACCACCACAACGAACTGGCCCGGCGCCTGTACCTGGCCAGCGGCTACATCGACGACACACGTGATCTGCTGACCCTGCCGCTCGACCATCCGCGCCCGGAGGGCATCCTGTGA
- the ligA gene encoding NAD-dependent DNA ligase LigA, translating into MPMSPSPAERAEDLRRQIAQANRAYHELDAPEIPDVDYDRMVRELEALEREHPELARADSPTQQVGARPSGRFPEVRHAVPMLSLSNAFSDEEVADFVRRIDERLGRRSLRFSAEPKMDGLAISLRYEDGHFVLGATRGDGSTGEDVTANLREIGDVPKRLHGKDWPDVLEVRGEVYMARADFEAYNERARQQGGKVLANPRNAAAGSLRQLDPKISAQRRLSFFAYGTGEVQGGELPDTHSGTLAQLGAWGFPVSELCKVVEGTDGLLGYYRDIGERRDGLPFDIDGVVYKLDDRIGQQAMGFVSRAPRWAIAHKFPAQEQSTTVEAIEIQIGRTGAATPVARLAPVAVAGVIVSNATLHNADQIARLDVRVGDSVIVRRAGDVIPEVVSVILDRRPQGTTPWQMPTRCPVCGSEIVREEGAAAWRCSGELSCPAQRKEAIAHFASRRAMDIDGLGDKYIETLVDAGIVRSVADLYRLNRDQLLHLKLVLDAEDPSALAAALKLHLPAEGSGAVLNAVLKLDGNDPAWRAQALAQPASFEWNTKKIATKWADNLIAAIDASRAATLERLLFALGIEHVGESTAKALAQWFGDLELIRHLPWPLFKRVPDIGGEVARSLGHFFEQQGNQQAIDDLLQVGQVRISDVHAPSAKLREGLDLAQLLVESEIPGITRLRAEKLAAALPGAQAVLDAEHGQFVNAGLPDDTARGLADWLDADGHGAMLLAAEEAMQQILTRAPALAEIVAGPLDGQTVVLTGTLAQLTRDAAKERLEALGAKVSGSVSKKTSFVVAGTEAGSKLDKAQSLGVPVWDEDRLLAYLAEHE; encoded by the coding sequence ATCCCGATGAGCCCCAGCCCCGCCGAACGCGCCGAAGACCTTCGCCGGCAGATCGCCCAGGCCAACCGCGCCTACCACGAGCTGGACGCGCCGGAGATCCCCGACGTCGACTACGACCGGATGGTGCGCGAGCTGGAAGCGCTGGAGCGCGAGCACCCGGAACTGGCCCGTGCCGACAGCCCGACCCAGCAGGTCGGTGCGCGCCCGTCCGGCCGCTTCCCCGAAGTGCGCCATGCGGTGCCGATGCTGTCGCTGTCCAATGCCTTCAGCGATGAGGAAGTGGCCGACTTCGTGCGCCGCATCGATGAGCGCCTGGGCCGTCGCAGCCTGCGGTTCTCGGCCGAACCGAAGATGGATGGCCTGGCGATCAGCCTGCGCTACGAGGACGGTCATTTCGTACTCGGCGCAACCCGCGGTGATGGCAGTACCGGCGAGGACGTGACCGCCAACCTGCGTGAGATCGGCGACGTTCCCAAGCGCCTGCACGGCAAGGACTGGCCGGACGTACTGGAGGTGCGTGGCGAGGTCTACATGGCGCGCGCCGACTTCGAGGCCTACAACGAACGCGCGCGCCAGCAGGGCGGCAAGGTGCTGGCCAACCCACGCAACGCGGCAGCCGGTTCACTGCGCCAGCTTGATCCGAAGATCAGTGCGCAGCGCAGGCTGAGTTTCTTCGCCTACGGCACCGGCGAAGTGCAGGGCGGCGAGTTGCCGGACACCCATTCGGGCACGCTGGCCCAGCTCGGTGCCTGGGGCTTTCCGGTCAGCGAGTTGTGCAAGGTGGTGGAAGGCACCGACGGCCTGCTCGGCTACTACCGTGACATCGGCGAGCGTCGCGATGGCCTGCCGTTCGACATCGATGGCGTGGTCTACAAGCTGGATGACCGTATCGGCCAGCAGGCGATGGGCTTCGTTTCGCGCGCGCCGCGCTGGGCCATCGCGCACAAGTTCCCTGCACAGGAACAGAGCACCACGGTGGAAGCGATCGAGATCCAGATCGGCCGCACCGGTGCCGCCACGCCGGTCGCACGGCTGGCGCCGGTGGCGGTGGCCGGCGTGATCGTATCCAACGCCACGTTGCACAACGCCGATCAGATCGCGCGCCTGGATGTGCGCGTGGGTGACAGCGTGATCGTGCGACGCGCTGGCGACGTGATTCCAGAAGTGGTCAGCGTCATCCTCGACCGCCGCCCGCAGGGCACCACGCCCTGGCAGATGCCGACGCGCTGCCCGGTGTGCGGCTCGGAAATCGTGCGCGAGGAAGGAGCAGCTGCGTGGCGCTGTTCGGGCGAACTGTCCTGCCCGGCGCAGCGCAAGGAGGCCATTGCCCATTTCGCTTCGCGTCGTGCGATGGATATCGACGGCCTCGGCGACAAGTACATCGAAACCCTGGTCGACGCCGGCATCGTCAGGAGCGTGGCCGATCTGTACCGGCTCAACCGCGACCAGCTGCTGCACCTGAAGCTGGTGCTGGACGCCGAGGATCCGTCGGCACTGGCCGCCGCGCTGAAGCTGCACCTGCCGGCCGAAGGCAGCGGCGCGGTGCTCAATGCGGTGCTCAAGCTGGATGGCAACGATCCGGCGTGGCGCGCGCAGGCGCTGGCGCAGCCGGCCAGCTTCGAATGGAATACGAAGAAGATCGCCACCAAGTGGGCCGACAACCTGATCGCGGCAATCGACGCCAGCCGTGCGGCCACGCTGGAGCGCCTGCTGTTCGCGCTTGGCATCGAGCACGTCGGCGAGAGCACGGCCAAGGCGCTGGCGCAGTGGTTCGGTGACCTGGAGCTGATCCGCCACCTGCCATGGCCGTTGTTCAAGCGCGTGCCGGACATCGGGGGCGAAGTGGCGCGTTCTCTCGGCCATTTCTTCGAGCAGCAGGGCAACCAGCAGGCCATCGATGACCTGCTGCAGGTCGGGCAGGTGCGCATCAGCGATGTGCACGCGCCCAGCGCCAAGCTGCGCGAAGGCCTGGATCTGGCGCAACTGCTGGTTGAATCGGAAATTCCCGGCATCACCCGCCTGCGTGCGGAGAAGCTGGCGGCTGCGTTGCCGGGCGCTCAGGCGGTGCTGGATGCCGAGCATGGCCAGTTCGTCAACGCCGGCCTGCCGGACGACACCGCGCGTGGATTGGCCGACTGGCTCGATGCCGATGGCCATGGTGCGATGCTGCTGGCGGCTGAGGAGGCGATGCAGCAGATCCTGACCAGGGCGCCGGCGCTGGCCGAGATCGTGGCCGGCCCGCTGGATGGGCAGACCGTGGTGCTGACCGGCACCCTGGCCCAGCTCACCCGCGATGCCGCCAAGGAACGCCTGGAAGCGCTGGGTGCCAAGGTCTCCGGCAGCGTGTCGAAGAAGACCAGCTTCGTGGTGGCCGGTACCGAGGCTGGCTCCAAGCTGGACAAAGCACAATCGCTGGGCGTGCCGGTATGGGACGAAGACCGCCTGCTGGCCTACCTCGCCGAACACGAATGA